From one Eucalyptus grandis isolate ANBG69807.140 chromosome 9, ASM1654582v1, whole genome shotgun sequence genomic stretch:
- the LOC104418921 gene encoding probable amidase At4g34880 — protein MATDPPLALLQSRVLLALLAISSLVLQTVALAQAQAVSLEEASAHDLQLAFRQNKLTSTQLTKFYLNRIRRLNPLLRGVIEVNPDALRQADRADQERKAKPHGSLSALHGIPILLKDNIATKDKMNTTAGSFALLGSVVPRDAAVVARLRRAGAVLLGKASLSEWANYRSFAGRSGWCARSGQGKNPYNLSATPCGSSSGSAISVAANMAAVSLGTETDGSILCPSSSNSVVGIKPTLGLTSRGGVIPITPRQDTVGPMCRTVADAVNVLDVIVGFDPYDDKATREASKYIPRGGYKQFLKVDGLKGKRLGIVKPFPFFDSYSGTPFAKAFESHFNTLRKQGAVLVDRLDLADFSKIYSDRSEGVAMSAEFKLALNTYLRDLVVSPVRSLADVIAFNNKHKHAEKTDEYGQDLFIAAQATNGIDKTVKSALQNMTRLSRDGFEKLMRQNKLDALVTPESTAALALAIGGFPGISVPAGYDEDGVPYGICFGGLRGSEPTLIEIAYGFEKATKIRRPPSFLR, from the exons ATGGCTACCGATCCTCCCCTTGCCTTACTTCAATCGCGAGTGCTTCTTGCTCTCTTAGCCATTTCATCACTCGTGCTCCAAACAGTTGCTCTAGCTCAAGCACAAGCAGTCTCTCTCGAAGAAGCGAGCGCACACGATCTCCAACTTGCTTTCAGGCAAAACAAACTCACCTCAACGCAGCTGACTAAGTTCTATCTCAACCGGATTCGGAGGCTCAACCCGCTCCTCAGAGGTGTCATAGAGGTGAACCCAGATGCGCTGCGCCAAGCCGATAGAGCGGACCAAGAACGTAAGGCGAAGCCACACGGCTCGCTCTCTGCCTTGCACGGGATCCCTATACTGCTTAAGGATAACATAGCCACCAAAGACAAGATGAACACCACGGCGGGCTCGTTTGCGCTTCTCGGCTCGGTTGTGCCTCGGGATGCTGCGGTAGTGGCTCGGCTGAGGAGGGCCGGGGCCGTGTTGCTGGGGAAGGCAAGCTTGAGCGAATGGGCTAACTATCGTTCTTTTGCCGGCCGCAGTGGATGGTGTGCCAGGAGCGGCCAGGGAAAG AATCCATACAATCTATCAGCTACTCCTTGTGGGTCAAGTAGCGGGTCGGCCATATCCGTGGCAGCAAATATGGCGGCGGTGTCACTGGGAACGGAGACGGACGGCTCAATCTTGTGTCCCTCCAGTTCTAACTCGGTGGTGGGCATCAAACCCACCCTTGGCTTGACCAGTCGAGGTGGGGTTATCCCCATCACTCCCAGACAGGACACTGTTGG GCCAATGTGCAGGACTGTTGCAGATGCCGTCAATGTCCTCGATGTCATTGTAGGATTCGATCCTTATGATGATAAAGCCACTAGAGAAGCGTCCAAGTACATCCCGCGAGGGGGTTACAAGCAATTTCTCAAAGTCGACGGGCTCAAGGGCAAGAGACTCGGAATTGTTAaacctttccctttctttgacTCCTACTCAGGAACTCCGTTCGCCAAAGCATTTGAAAGCCATTTTAACACCCTGAG GAAACAAGGCGCAGTATTGGTGGACCGCTTGGACTTAGCCGACTTCAGTAAAATCTACTCTGATAGAAGTGAAGGAGTAGCAATGTCTGCCGAGTTCAAGCTAGCCCTGAATACTTACCTTCGAGATTTGGTTGTCTCACCAGTCCGATCCCTTGCAGATGTAATTGCCTTCAACAACAAGCACAAGCATGCG GAAAAGACCGATGAGTACGGTCAGGACTTGTTCATCGCAGCGCAAGCCACGAATGGGATCGACAAGACTGTGAAATCAGCGTTGCAAAATATGACCAGATTGAGCCGAGACGGGTTTGAGAAGCTGATGAGGCAGAACAAGTTGGACGCATTGGTGACTCCTGAAAGTACAGCGGCACTGGCTCTTGCGATCGGGGGCTTCCCAGGAATAAGCGTGCCTGCTGGATATGACGAGGATGGAGTGCCCTATGGGATTTGCTTCGGAGGCTTGAGAGGCTCCGAGCCTACACTTATTGAAATCGCTTACGGGTTCGAGAAAGCCACCAAGATCAGGAGGCCTCCTTCATTCCTGCGGTGA